One Paralichthys olivaceus isolate ysfri-2021 chromosome 8, ASM2471397v2, whole genome shotgun sequence genomic region harbors:
- the tmem178a gene encoding transmembrane protein 178A — protein MLSNGDSDRKQPKSCSGSGSGSVHVPAMERARPVTVTVSAVSLALSVLSLLLLVTAISTDHWYETDTRRHKDNCDRHGSDSNDQKNREMPIYHLPLVDTGSGVARQRDVALMKPVHVGSREEELLENWRAILGMGILETECGRPLFSTHSGLWRKCYFKGLDPDIDKLIDRGIADRCTAVKYHFSQPIRLRNIPLNLTRTIQQDEWHLLHLRRITAGFLGMAAAVLLCGCIVASVGFFWEESLTQHVSGLLFLMAGIFCTISLCTYAASVTYDLSRNPPFIYGLPDDVDHGYGWSICCAWASLGLTVAAGCLGTTFPFLSQAGALRSKTARESSV, from the exons ATGCTCAGTAACGGAGACAGCGACAGGAAGCAACCGAAGAGCTGCTCCGGGAGCGGGAGCGGCTCGGTCCATGTCCCGGCCATGGAGAGGGCTCGGCCGGTGACGGTGACCGTGTCCGCGGTGAGCCTCGCGCTCAGCGTcctgtcgctgctgctgctggtcacCGCCATCTCCACCGACCACTGGTACGAGACCGACACCCGCAGACACAAGGACAACTGCGACCGACACGGATCCGACTCCAACGACCAGAAGAACCGGGAGATGCCCATCTACCACCTCCCGCTGGTGGACACCGGGAGCGGCGTGGCCCGGCAGCGGGACGTGGCGCTGATGAAGCCCGTGCATGtgggcagcagagaggaggagctgctggagaactGGAGGGCGATCCTGGGGATGGGCATCCTGGAGACGGAGTGCGGGAGGCCGCTGTTCTCCACTCACTCCGGCCTCTGGAGGAAGTGCTACTTCAAGGGCCTGGACCCGGACATCGACAAGCTCATCGACCGGG GTATTGCTGATCGATGCACCGCCGTCAAATATCACttctctcagccaatcagactGAGGAACATCCCTCTCAACCTGACGAGGACCATACAGCAGGACGAGTGGCATCTGCTgc acCTGCGTCGGATCACCGCGGGGTTTCTGGGAATGGCAGCAGCCGTCCTGTTGTGTGGGTGCATCGTGGCGTCGGTCGGATTCTTCTGGGAGGAAAGTCTGACTCAGCACGTGTCCGGACTGTTGTTCCTCATGGCAG GAATCTTCTGCACCATCTCTCTGTGCACGTACGCAGCCAGCGTGACCTATGACCTCTCCAGAAACCCTCCGTTCATCTACGGTCTGCCGGACGATGTGGATCATGGTTACGGTTGGTCGATCTGCTGCGCCTGGGCCAGTCTGGGTCTGACCGTGGCTGCAGGCTGCCTCGGCACCACTTTCCCTTTTCTGAGTCAGGCCGGAGCTCTGCGATCCAAAACCGCTCGTGAATCCTCCGTCTGA